Proteins encoded by one window of Lathyrus oleraceus cultivar Zhongwan6 chromosome 1, CAAS_Psat_ZW6_1.0, whole genome shotgun sequence:
- the LOC127111629 gene encoding NAC domain-containing protein 1 translates to MQSQLSNDVTTNNEIEDINLITLPPENNYKFKGEDTMYFFTPRSKKYENGQRPDRAVENHGFWKATGKENSVMNNDVEIGFKRSLVFYTGKQGKTKELVNLKTNWIMQEFRIKDFTISGATLYSNKV, encoded by the exons ATGCAGTCTCAACTTTCTAATGATGTTACGACAAATAATGAGATTGAAGACATAAATCTCATTACATTACCACCAG AAAATAATTATAAATTCAAAGGAGAGGACACAATGTATTTTTTTACGCCAAGAAGTAAGAAGTATGAAAATGGGCAACGTCCTGATCGAGCAGTTGAAAATCATGGTTTTTGGAAAGCTACTGGAAAAGAAAATTCAGTGATGAATAATGATGTTGAAATTGGATTCAAAAGAAGTTTAGTGTTTTACACAGGTAAACAAGGAAAGACTAAAGAGTTAGTGAATTTGAAGACCAATTGGATTATGCAAGAGTTCAGAATCAAAGATTTTACAATTTCTGGTGCAACTCTTTATAGTAATAAGGTATGA